The following coding sequences are from one Eucalyptus grandis isolate ANBG69807.140 chromosome 11, ASM1654582v1, whole genome shotgun sequence window:
- the LOC104424360 gene encoding LOW QUALITY PROTEIN: receptor-like serine/threonine-protein kinase At4g25390 (The sequence of the model RefSeq protein was modified relative to this genomic sequence to represent the inferred CDS: deleted 2 bases in 1 codon) translates to PVNSPHVVAAFSAVVAGAGAAAPAPGGGHHAAAPPRVFTPLVASAAAFSCLLLLVVLFRKLTRKRTAPAEDSKPPYRFPYAALRRSTGAFAAANRLGQGGFGSVFSGALPPVNKPIAVKLMDSGSLQGEREFQNELFFGGILNSPYTLPALGFSFNKKRRRMLIVYELMANGNLQDALLHRKCPELMEWKKRVSVAVDIAKGIEYLHSLDPPIIHGDIKPSNVLLDQHFSAKIGDFGLARLKSENQCEITVLESDLGKANGGSEANKVEVESNGAGAAAEDAGSVLEDTESVATTAVEEFNAGSVDQSPESFVRIPISETSPEAVTASPQTMGGLATTSPEANFDKSSVDSGKRSYKGMMKSVSGKDWWWKQDNGAPGTGVVKDYVMEWIGTEIKKERPKSDWLGAGSSSKGTVAKPEKKKNKKRMEWWVSMDEEKNAKSTKKEKRRPAREWWREEYCEELARKKKKKKRQMGVSDDNCAEEDWWPRDEEVYADRKKKSKSRSRRSSRSSVDWWLDGLSGELWRGRRNSYDFSGEIPKSGGVSSTPSMRGTVCYIAPEYGGGGDLSEKCDVYSFGVLLLVLIAGRRPLQVTSSPMSEFQRANLLSWARHLARSRKLVDLVDQSIQSLDREQALLCITVALLCLQKSPIRRPSMKEVVAMLTGVSEPPQLPSELSPSPPSRFPFKSQRKLR, encoded by the exons CCGGTGAACTCGCCCCATGTCGTCGCCGCCTTCTCCGCCGTCGTCGCCGGAGCCGGCGCCGCAGCGCCTGCTCCCGGGGGCGGCCACcacgccgccgccccgccgcggGTCTTCACCCCGCTcgtcgcctccgccgccgccttctcctgcctcctcctcctcgtcgtcCTCTTCCGCAAGCTCACCCGCAAGCGCACCGCCCCCGCCGAGGACTCCAAGCCCCCGTACCGGTTCCCCTACGCCGCCCTCCGCCGCTCCACCGGCGCGTTCGCCGCGGCGAACCGCCTCGGCCAGGGCGGCTTCGGGTCCGTGTTCTCCGGCGCC CTCCCGCCGGTGAACAAGCCGATCGCCGTCAAGCTCATGGACTCGGGCTCCCTCCAGGGCGAGCGGGAGTTCCAGAACGAGCTCTTCTTCGGCGGGATTCTCAACTCGCCTTACACGCTCCCGGCGCTAGGGTTCTCCTTCAACAAGAAGCGTCGCAGAATGTTGATAGTCTACGAGCTGATGGCCAACGGTAATCTCCAGGACGCACTGTTACATAGGAAGTGTCCGGAGTTGATGGAGTGGAAGAAGAGAGTCTCCGTTGCGGTTGACATAGCGAAAGGTATCGAGTACCTCCACTCTCTAGATCCGCCCATCATTCATGGTGACATCAAGCCTAGTAATGTTCTTTTGGACCAGCACTTCTCGGCCAAAATCGGGGACTTTGGCCTCGCGAGATTGAAATCGGAGAATCAGTGCGAAATTACCGTGTTGGAGAGCGATTTAGGGAAGGCGAATGGTGGATCTGAGGCTAATAAGGTCGAGGTTGAGAGTAATGGTGCTGGTGCTGCAGCAGAGGATGCTGGATCTGTGCTCGAGGATACGGAGAGCGTAGCCACCACCGCAGTCGAGGAATTCAACGCCGGCAGTGTGGATCAGTCGCCCGAGAGTTTTGTTAGGATTCCGATCTCAGAGACATCGCCCGAGGCGGTGACGGCATCTCCACAGACCATGGGAGGCTTGGCAACTACATCACCGGAGGCGAACTTCGATAAGTCGAGCGTTGATAGTGGGAAGAGAAGCTATAAGGGGATGATGAAGAGTGTTTCCGGGAAAGATTGGTGGTGGAAGCAGGATAATGGGGCTCCGGGGACTGGAGTGGTGAAAGATTATGTGATGGAATGGATTGGAACTGAGATCAAGAAGGAGAGGCCGAAGAGCGACTGGTTGGGGGCCGGTTCTTCGAGCAAGGGGACTGTTGCGAAaccggagaagaagaagaataaaaagcgGATGGAATGGTGGGTATCCATGGACGAAGAGAAGAATGCGAAGAGcacgaagaaggagaagagaaggcCCGCGAGAGAGTGGTGGAGGGAGGAGTACTGTGAGGAActcgcgaggaagaagaagaagaagaagcggcaAATGGGGGTCAGTGATGATAATTGTGCAGAGGAAGATTGGTGGCCCAGGGATGAGGAGGTATATGCAgataggaagaagaagagtaagaGTAGGAGCAGGAGGAGTAGTAGAAGTAGTGTGGACTGGTGGTTGGATGGCCTGAGTGGAGAGCTATGGAGAGGTCGACGGAACAGCTATGATTTTTCCGGAGAGATTCCGAAGAGTGGTGGCGTTAGTAGTACTCCCAGCATGAGGGGAACTGTTTGTTATATTGCCCCTGAgtatggcggcggcggcgatctcTCGGAAAAGTGCGATGTGTACAGTTTTGGAGTGTTGTTGTTGGTTCTTATTGCCGGACGTCGCCCGCTTCAGGTGACCAGCTCGCCCATGTCGGAATTCCAGCGTGCCAATCTTTTATCTTGGGCTCGCCATCTCGCCCGGAGCAGAAAGCTTGTCGATTTGGTCGATCAGTCTATTCAGTCTTTGGATCGTGAACAAGCACTTTTGTGCATCACGGTCGCTCTACTTTGTTTGCAAAAGTCGCCTATACGCAGGCCTTCCATGAAGGAGGTCGTGGCAATGCTTACAGGGGTCTCTGAACCGCCGCAATTGCCATCGGAGTTATCTCCTTCACCACCCTCCCGATTTCCTTTTAAGTCGCAGAGGAAACTCCGGTGA